GTACTTTCTGGATATAGTTAGTCACATGTATCTTAAGAAATTAACACACATTGAGCTAAGTGTAATATCCTACAACGCAAGGTAGGACGCCTGTCGACCAGGTAGGGatacaatgcctattgattACGATACGAAGCAACAGGATCGGGGCAGAACTGATTCgtgaggaagagaagctAGATACAGAATGTGTGTGTGTGGTCCTTTAAACACCCCCCCTTCTGATCGGCGGCGGTTCCATGCCCTAATTGCGGGGTCTTGGTGCGGGGTGCCTTATCTGACCGGCGCTTAGGGTACATAACAGGACCAATAATTTCCAAGACTTTTCCCTTTACAATCATCTCCTCTGTGCCGGACGCCCTCGGACGGCGTTCAGAATACAGATCAAGAGCGTGggcctttcttctttcctttcttctgcGAACGCCTGAATCTCGCGATCGTTTCTTGTGCGTTACCCATATCTGCTTCCGGAACCCACTGGTTCTATTCGGACGGCCAACCTTTCAAATTGACCAAAAAGTGAAGGTCACCATCGAATTTCTGTTCTGCCTTAATTTCTTCGACTTCCCattcttcatcgtcttcgaGCTCGGGCATCGGTAGGCCTTCGCTGTCGCTTCGCTTTCCCCGCTGCTTCCAGGGTTCTAGTAGTGAGCTATAGAAGACATTGTGGATGCGAGAGTACCGGTCCGGCAGTGTTAGTCGGTATGCTTGGGTGCCAACGGGGGTTCAATACACGGAAAGGTCCGATGAAGCGCGGTGCCAACTTCTTAGCGGGAGTCTTTAGTTTGAGGTTCTTCGTGGACAGTGGGACAAGATCGCGTCGTCGGAAGGTTATCGCCTTGTGTCTTTTGTTGTAGCGTCTCGCCTGTGTTCCGGTGGCTTTCTGCCAGTGGTCGATCAGTCTCTGACGCAGTTTGTGAAGCTTGTCGACGCGAGTGGTCGCGGCCGGGACCTCCTCTCTGAGCGGGCCGTCCTCGATTCGCAGGTGGAAGTCGGGTGAGTATCCGAGGAGTGACATGAAGTGGGATTAGCCAGTTGTGGCGTTGACGGCGTTATTGCATGCGAATTCGGCGGATTTCAACAGTTTCGGCCATGTTAATTATTCCTGATCAATAAAGCATCGCAAATAATGTTCCAGCGTTTGGTACATTCGTTCCGTTTGGCCGTCAGTCGGGGGATGAAACGCTGTTGAAAGACGCAAGTGAATATGACTGTGATAGCAGAGCTTCGACCAGAACTTGCTGGTGAAAATAGTCCCTCGGTCGAACACAATATCATCCGGAGGGCCAAATCGCAATTCTACCTCAGTATGGAATAATTCGGCGAGTTCTACGGACGTAATCGTCGATGGGACGGCGAAGAAAAGACACCATTTCGTGAAGCGATTGACCACCACCAGAATCGTGTCAACGGGGATCCCGTTCTGAATAGTCGGTGGCGGACCCGTGATGAAATCCATCGATAATTCACTGAAGGGTCGTGATGGGATCGGTAACGATTCAAGCTTACCATGAGGGCGGTGCTTTGGGGCCCCTTGGCATACCGCACAGCTTTGAACATACTCAGCGACATCGTTCTGGAGATTTACCCAGTGTAACTTTCTCCTTAGCAGTTCGTCCGTTCTGTTTATACCAAAATGACCGGCGAGAGCGTCGTCATGATACAAGCCTAAAAGCTTCCGACGAAGGTTTGCTCCTGCAGGAACGTACAATCGTCCTTTGAATCGAACAAGTCCTTCGGGACTGAGATCCCAGCCCTTATGCCCCGGTAGCCCTTGTGCTACGGCGGCTTTTGGGCGCTGAGTCCCTTCATCATGGGTCTGCAACCGCATGATCAGATTCTCCAAGTGATCACCAACTTGGGGGGAGTATACATGCTCCGTCGGAACGGCAGCTTGTACCTCGCACTGGGGAATGTATTGGGCGCGACCCAAGTCCTCCCAGATAGCCCAGTCAGCTGCTTTCACACCGGAATCAACAGCGGTGTTGAGAGGATCAAAACTCTCTTCATCCTGCGGATGAAACTGGGATTTGCTGGCCAGAAGGTCAACGACCTTGATTTCTTCAACAGTAGCAGCCTGCCTCAGCGGCGCTTTGCCGGAATCAACAGCGGCGTCGAGGGGAACAACACCCTCTTCACTGACAATCCGTTCTCGTAACGGTGTCAACAACTCAGCTCCCAGGGCGTTCCCCAGGCCAGAGTTCGTCCTCCTCGAAGGACCATCCGCAGGGTTTGTCTTTCCCGCACGGTGACGGATCACGAAATCAACGGGGAAAAGAGCATACACCAACGTGCCTGGCGCCCGTTGAGCTTTGGTTGCTTCATAGAAGTGCGGAGGTTACCATGGTCTGAAAGAACTTCGATAGGGTGGACACTCCCTTCAAGATAATGGCGCCAATGCTTAAAGGAATACACAATAGCAAAAAGCTCTTGATCTGGCGTTGCGTAATGAATTTCGGCGCCGGTGAACTTGCGAGACCAGAAAGCCACAGGGTGATACAACCCTTGGTCGTCGGGTTGCGACAGGATCCCTGCCATGCCTTGGATCGATGCATCTGTCTCGATTCGTTCCGGGTCAAAATGACGCAACAGAAACGCCGACTGAAAGGCTGCAACAAGGCGTCGGAAGGCGACCCTCTGGGTCAAGGATAGTTGAACCTTCCTCCGTTTCTTTCCGTTGACACTCCCTTTGAGAAGGTCCGTGAGAGACAGGGCAATGCGAGAATAATTTGGAATGAAGCGGCGGTAGAAGTTGCAGAAGCCAAGGAAAACCTGGACGTCGTGGTAGCTTCGCGGCATCTTTCATGAAAAAATGGCGTTTACTCGACGAGGATCCATTGAGACACCCTCTCGGGAGATAATATATCCAAGGAATTCCACCTGATGTTGATAGAATACGCACTTTGTCGGTTTTTCGTACAATTCCGCTTGTCGCATTTGTTCAAGGACTTGATGCAGGTGGTTGGTGTGTGATTCACGGTCGCTCGAGAAGATCAAAATGTCATCAAGATATGCCACACAAAAGAGGTCCAGAAGCCCCCGTAACGCGATATGGATGTAGTTCTGGAAGGTCGCGGGTGCATTGGTGAGTCCGAATGGCATGACAGTATATTCGAAATGGCCGTACCGGGTGCGAAACGCGGTCTTCCACTGATCCGGTAATAGGCGTCTTGGACATCGATTTTGCTAAAGTATTTGGCGCCAGACAACCGGTCGAGGATCTCCGAAATGAGAGGCAAGGGATAAGATTTTTGATAGAAACCTTGTTGAGGCCGCGGTAGTCCACGCAGAGGCGGAAACCACCATCTTTCTTGGAGACAAAGAGAATCGGAGCACCAGCGGACTCTTCGACGGCCGTACGCGTCCGTTGGAGACGTTTTTGTCAAGATACCGAAGAGGCTCGCGAAGCTCCGCCGGAGAAAGGGGATAGATCGGTCCATACCGGGGTGACTGGTCGTGGACGAGGTCGATAGCGTGATCGGTGTCTTTTCGCGATGGTAGGGTCTTTGACCGTTCTGCCGAGAAGACATCGCGGAATGGCTGGAGTTCCGGAGGTAGATCGGTATCCGATTGCGGTGTTTCGTCATCATGGGGAAGCCACACTTCTTCAGGCATCTTGACAACAGCGAACACATGGGCGTGGTTCCTCAACGCCTTGGCAATTTATGCGGTGGAAGGAGCTCGGTTGCCGAGGTTTCGAACCACCATTTTCGATTCCACGCCGAAAGGTGGATGCGGAGATCACAAAGTGTTGTCATCGAGAGTAGGATAGGGCTTCCCTCCAGGCGCGGGTCGCGGTCTATAGCAACACAGGAACGCTCGCAGGAGCGTGTGGTGCTAACGGAATCGACAACTGTAATAGGGACTCTCCAGATACCGTACGTTGGGGTTTTGCGGCGGTTGATGGCAGTGATCAAAGGCGCCGTCAATCTGGCTTGTTCAAGTCTATGGTTTTTGACGAATTCGTAGCTGACAACATCAACTTCAGCGCAACTATCGAGATCTGCATGGGTCTCGGTATCGTTTTTGACCGTGATCGGACGTGAAAACGAGACTCAGTCCCCACTTGATACGGCCGAATCGAAGGCACAGGGTCTACTTTGATTCGCGGCCATTTCCCGAATTGTTCTGTGGTCGTGCTTGTTGAGTGGCTGACTGCGCGGTAGTGTTCTGCTTACGGCAGTCGGGCGAGAGGTGTTCTTCGCTATCACAAATATAGCAGCGTAACAGCTTACCGTCCCTTCCAATAGGGTTTCGGCGTGCATTGGCGGAGTAGTCAGTGTCCTTATCCTTCGGCGGGTTGTGCGAAGGTCGGTTGAGGCCGCCTCGCTGACCTCGGTGGGATCCTCGGAATCCACCTCTTCCACGCTTTGAAGGAATATGATCCGACGGCGGCCCTTCGGCCTTTCGCTTGCGGTCCGGTTTCGAAAGGTTCCAGAAACGGGTGGCCAAGGACACGATCTCATCTCGGTTGGTGGGAAGGTGAATAACATGTCCTTGGATATACCGACGGAGGTTCGTCGTGAGCTtcgaaagaaagaagaaggctcGCTGTTTCTCATCTTGTCGAGGGAAATGCTGCTCGAGGCTATCCAGGTGAGCATGGAATTCTCGAGGATCCTGATCTTCAGCTTGGTGTAATCGTGTGAGCTGGGTCATGGTTGTCGCTTCGATCGTCGTTGCGTCTTGGATAAGTGTGAGGGTCCACTCTTCAAAGTAGGACCATGAGGACTCAATGTCCTGCTGCCGCTCCTCTGGCTGCTCGCGGATGTGACGAATCCATCTATACCGGCACACCGGATCCATTTTGCCGATTGCTGCGAGGATTTGGCGAGCTTCAGTGTCGTACTTTTTGGGAACTCCACGAGAGCTATATTCGAGATCAAGAAGCCATTCCTGTCGCTTATGTAGTGTGAAGTCGAGCGTGAATGTCGCGAGTCGATAGGGGAGGGTATAGCTCCCACATTGCCGATCTCAGCTTCGAGACGTGCGATGGTTTGCCGTAATGCGTGCAGTCTCTGAAGTTTTTCAATACGGTCTTGAGAGCCTTGTATCTCGTCGTCGAGGTGTTCTTAGTTCTTGGATACACCGTAAGGATGCCCATATGATTGCAACTCATTTGAGGTGTAAGTAACGGCTTGCTCACGATTTGTGCAAAGTActcaatatcctccatgttaTGTTTCCCATGTATCTGTCGAATTCTGTCGAATTGGGGTGCACTCAGCCAAATGTGTACCATTATTCTAGCATCTGTTGTTCTGTCCTCGTCGACATCCTCAAGATCTCGAAGTGTTTTGCTTGCTTCTTTGCCCATGCCCGTGAGACGCAGGATACAGGCTGGGGCAGCATGGACACCCAGAATTGTCCTGTCCGGCAAGTCGACGTTCGCGTCGTCGACTCAAAACGTACGACTTTATCCTCTGGCAAATATCGCAGATAGTGTCTTAGGAAGCCGCGATATATTCTGACGAAGTATGCGTTCCCTTGCTCCTGGTGTCTACATTTTCAGCATAGGCGACGCCTTTTACTGAAACGGTTGAAATTTCCGTTTGTTCGAACGCCATCTTGAACTCTCCGAGGGCATCGTGTAGATTTATCACCAGGTCACGAGGGTCATGGCGTTTCGGATATGGTTAATCTGTGCGGTGTCACGAATGAAGGACTCTCTTGACAGGAAGAAGCTCATGGAGGGATGGGCGAGTCAATCCCTAGATATTCATTTCCAGCTTACTGGTCACCTTTCATTGTCTGGGATAGACGTTGGGAAAACGTTGGGAAATATGGAATTATGTGCGCGCATTCCATTACGAGGGCGGAGTGTCTGCTCGATAAGTCATTATATCATTGATACCATTTCTTTGGCTATGTTGGTGGACAGCCAGGAACCATGAAATCGAATGCAAAGATATCCCAATTCTCTCATGATAGATCAATACACTTGTAAGTTGCACCTATATAATAACACAAGACCCATGCACACAAACGCCAAGATGACAAGATGAAGGTAGACAAGACACGCGCAAATGCAAACAAACCCCAAAGCACAAAATGCAGAAACTTATACCTATAGCACAAGCACACTATAATTTAAACAATCTCGGCCTGGGTTCCGAGAAGACAATCTCTTCCAACCACCACGCAATGATCTCATTGACTTCTTTGGGACGCTCCCAAAGCGCCCAGTGAGATGTGTTGATTTGCTGGTGGGTGAGATGGGGGATGGTTCTGGTCATTCCCGCGCCGAGGTGGGCGGGGAGGGCTGAGTCTCGTTGGGCttggatgaagaggacgGGGGCGGTGATATGTTGATTGAGGATGGAGAGTTCTTCTTTGTAGTTGATTTCGCGGGTGCGATACCAGTTTACTGTTTTTGTTAGCATTATCTTTCttcgggggggggggggaaagGGTAGAGACGTACATGGACCGGCAAGACCATTTCGGGAGAATTCGTGCGCGTAGTAGTCAAGTTCCTGCAACTGTTAGCACAACCAATACAACCCTGAATGGAATGATACTAACCTCTTCACTCAGTAATTTCGACGGTCGCAGCCGAAGCAGATTCTGTAGAATGACACCCTCCTCTACATAAAACCCTACTTGCCCATCATCCGTCCTGCCTCCGTACAGCGCAGACAGGAACTTTTTCATGTCCCCTTCTGTACGAATAGCATCTTCCAATTGCCGACTCCGAAATTGCAGTTGGTAGGCAAAATGTGGTGCGATTGTGGCAACAAAGTCTTCAAGGGGAGTGTATCTCCGTGTCGGAGCAGCAAATGGTACGCAGAGAGTGATGAGGTGTGTGACGAGTTCGGGGTGCCAGAGGGCAACGCGGTATGCCAATGCTGCGCCCCTGCATGGTGTTAGAATCGTTAATCGGAGCAAGGCAGATATGAAGACGTACCAGTCATGCCCCGCGAGGATGATCTTATGTACTCCGAGTTGGCGGACGAGCTCTTTGATATCGTCTGCGCAGCGTCTGTGGGAGTATTGTGTTAAATCTCTGGGAGCGTCCTGTTCGAGTCAGTATATCGATCTGTATGCATCTGCATCGACAACACTCACTGTCTTGCCGTATCCGAGACAATCTGGAGCAATCACCCGGAGACCCATTTCCAGCAACATGGGGATTTGATACCGCCATCCCATTGACAAGTCGGGAAAGCCATGGAGCTATCATCATGTTAACATTCGATATTCCCAATGGAACAAGGTGACAAAGGAGACTAACGAGAACAATTGTCCCCCGGTTCTCCCCCGATTCCGGTTGACTGTACAGATATCCTGTATACCGTTAGCATTGATTCGTTGAAATGCCAGCATTGACACGATAGTTCCCCCTTGCTGCTACAATTCCCCTATATCCCGTACAACAAAGTCCGACCTACCATATTGTTTGCC
The sequence above is a segment of the Aspergillus chevalieri M1 DNA, chromosome 6, nearly complete sequence genome. Coding sequences within it:
- a CDS encoding alpha/beta fold hydrolase (COG:I;~EggNog:ENOG410QDEM;~InterPro:IPR000073,IPR029058,IPR000639;~MEROPS:MER0017177;~PFAM:PF12146,PF00561,PF12697;~go_function: GO:0003824 - catalytic activity [Evidence IEA]), whose amino-acid sequence is MIVDKIDVLGDPRVEQRSAYVNGKQYGYLYSQPESGENRGTIVLLHGFPDLSMGWRYQIPMLLEMGLRVIAPDCLGYGKTDAPRDLTQYSHRRCADDIKELVRQLGVHKIILAGHDWGAALAYRVALWHPELVTHLITLCVPFAAPTRRYTPLEDFVATIAPHFAYQLQFRSRQLEDAIRTEGDMKKFLSALYGGRTDDGQVGFYVEEGVILQNLLRLRPSKLLSEEELDYYAHEFSRNGLAGPLNWYRTREINYKEELSILNQHITAPVLFIQAQRDSALPAHLGAGMTRTIPHLTHQQINTSHWALWERPKEVNEIIAWWLEEIVFSEPRPRLFKL